In a genomic window of Polypterus senegalus isolate Bchr_013 chromosome 13, ASM1683550v1, whole genome shotgun sequence:
- the LOC120543131 gene encoding lysophosphatidic acid receptor 6-like, with protein sequence MDLTTWTANTSPLDMQESNANMQANSSMNSSLQCTEMAQFQHYLLPIVYSVVFVFGLLENMTALYVLNKQWKRFPHFTAFTLSIIVIDILFAFSLPFMISYYHRGNDWIFGNFLCKVVGCLFFCNMYSCTIFLFCICIDRYIAVMHPIKYLQLQNSFYRAVTSFTIWMVIILAAVTFILLGSKTRMFSNGKHACMENFSHDFWTKRLATFSTISTVLGFVTPFLTILVCYSIIVRRIIDMTQKKKGSQYLKKKSLCTIAGVVMVLTICFLPFHVVQMVHILIRTNVLPYPGWLHFTCVAKPIVTVMASLNCCLDPFVYYFSIDNFDFLPACFARRPERIIQKESCS encoded by the coding sequence ATGGACTTAACAACGTGGACGGCTAACACTTCCCCATTGGACATGCAGGAGTCAAACGCCAATATGCAGGCCAACTCATCCATGAACTCCAGTCTTCAGTGCACTGAAATGGCCCAATTTCAGCACTACCTTCTGCCCATTGTCTACAGTGTTGTCTTTGTCTTCGGTTTACTTGAAAACATGACTGCACTCTACGTTTTAAATAAGCAGTGGAAGAGATTCCCTCATTTCACTGCCTTTACGCTGAGTATCATAGTTATTGACATTCTTTTTGCCTTCTCTCTACCGTTCATGATTTCGTATTATCACAGAGGGAATGACTGGATTTTTGGGAATTTTCTGTGCAAGGTGGTAggttgtctttttttctgcaatatGTACAGCTGCACAATATTcttgttttgtatttgcattGACCGATACATTGCAGTTATGCATCCTATCAAGTACCTGCAACTTCAAAATTCTTTTTACCGTGCAGTCACTTCTTTTACCATATGGATGGTTATTATTCTGGCTGCAGTCACGTTTATTTTATTGGGTTCCAAAACCCGTATGTTTTCAAATGGGAAACATGCTTGTATGGAAAATTTTTCACATGATTTCTGGACTAAGCGGCTTGCCACATTTAGTACTATTTCAACAGTTCTGGGGTTCGTCACACCATTCCTCACCATTCTTGTCTGCTACTCCATCATTGTCAGGCGCATCATTGACATGACCCAGAAAAAGAAAGGCAGTCAGTACTTGAAGAAAAAATCCCTTTGTACCATAGCAGGGGTTGTGATGGTGTTGACAATCTGTTTCCTTCCCTTCCACGTTGTTCAGATGGTGCACATTTTAATACGCACCAATGTACTGCCTTACCCAGGATGGTTACATTTTACATGTGTTGCTAAACCTATTGTAACTGTGATGGCGAGCCTCAACTGCTGCCTGGAtccttttgtgtattattttagcATTGACAATTTTGACTTCCTTCCAGCATGTTTTGCCAGAAGACCCGAAAGAATTATTCAGAAAGAATCGTGTAGTTGA